CTTATTTTGAATCCAGCCTTGGAAGCTGCGAAAGTACAAAACATCGCTGATCTTGCTTGGAATGGTGTTACATATGGTAAATTCTTGAGTGCTGTTATCAACTTCCTAGTTATCGGTACTGTTCTCTTCTTCGTTATTAAAGGTATTGAAAAAGCTCAAAGCCTTACTAAGAAAGAAGAAGCTGCTGAGGAAGCTCCAGCTGGTCCAACTGAGTTGGAAGTCCTTCAAGAAATAAAAGCACTTTTGGAGAAAAAATAATCGATTAAAAGGATCTAGCACAAAGCTAAATCCTTTTTTCTTTACTCTTTGGGTAACTTGCCTGCTTTTTCTAACATTTTCTTGATAAGATAAGGCATCTTGACATTCTCCCGACCTTTTTTCTCAATCAATTTTTTCACAAATTCTGGCATTTGTAAATCTTCAGATTCAGCCAAAATGTTTTTCGTCTCGTCTGAAGGGACTAACTCATCAAAGGTCTCTTCTTCTGGGAGTAATTCCTTAAACTCTTGATCTTCATTGGCTCTGACTGTATTGACCAAGGCATCAATCAAGCGAGAATCCGTATTGGGCATTGGTGGACGATGGTAGTTTACCCCAAATTCCTGACACAAGTCATAACATTCCACATCATTGTCAAACAAGACTTCAATGTGCTCACTGATAAAGCTGATTGGTACAAAAATATAATGGTCTGGATGTTCTGTCTGTTCTCTGAGGTACTCTAATACATCTGGCTTAATCCAAGGAATACCGATATCACTCTCACTCTGCCAAGTATTGGTATATTGCTCGGAACTCAAACCCAGTTTTTCAGCAACTAACTTGCTATTTTCAAAAATTTGGTCGATATAAGGATCACCAAAATCCAAGGCAAAAATAGGCACACTATGGGCAGAAAAGATGATTTTAAAGCTATCCTGCTTTACTTCATATTTTAAAATCTTAGCAATTTCATCAGCCCAATAGTTTAAGAGCGCTTCTTCTTGATACCAATCCTTAATAACCAAAAATTGAATTTGTTTGCTTTCTAAAAATTTCTCGTATCCCATGACAGAGTAAAAAGAATAATGGGGCTCCAAAATCAAGCAAATACACTGCTCAATGCCGTCTGCTTCCATCTGACCGATCACATCTGGAATAAAGGGACTGGAAAACTTGTTGGCAAAATAAACACTATACTCATTCCCCAGCCTAGCTTCTACCAAGGCAACCTCTTCACGGGTAATTTTTTGCAGAGGCGTACCTCCAATACGTACATAATTATCATAGAGTGTTTGAATCTCGTGGTCTTGAGGTCTCACTCCACGACGAATATTTGTGAAAAAATCAGCCACACCTTCAAAGGTAATCTCTTCTGGCGAACCGAAAGTCATCATTAAAATTGCTTTTTTCATAATTGCTTCCTTGTGATGTTTTTATCAAGTTTATTTTATCATTAATTCGTTGATAAGTAAACGCTAACACAAAGAATTTCCCTAACTTCTGTCTTTTGTTTTTCTTTTCTTTATATGATACAATGGAAAAAATGAATTCAAAAGGAGTTTTTTATGACTTACCCCAATCTCTTGGACCGCTTCTTGACCTACGTTAAGGTCAACACGCGCTCTGATGAACACTCTACTACTACTCCAAGTACACAGAGTCAGGTTGACTTCGCAACCAATGTTCTTATCCCTGAAATGAAACGTGTTGGATTACAAAATGTTTATTATCTACCAAATGGTTTTGCAATTGGAACCTTGCCAGCCAATGATCCATCTTTAACACGTAAGATTGGCTTCATCTCCCACATGGATACTGCTGATTTTAATGCCGAAGGAGTCAAGCCACAGGTAATTGAAAACTACGATGGTGGTGTGATTGAACTTGGAAATTCTGGTTTCAAACTCGATCCAGCTGACTTTAAGAGTCTAGAGAAATATCCAGGACAAACGCTCATCACAACCGATGGAACAACCTTACTAGGTGCTGATGACAAGTCAGGGATTGCTGAAATTATGACTGCTATTGAATATCTGACTGCCCATCCTGAAATCAAGCACTGTGAGATTCGTGTTGGTTTTGGTCCAGATGAAGAAATCGGTGTTGGTGCCAATAAATTTGATGCAGAAGATTTCGATGTAGATTTTGCCTATACTGTAGATGGCGGACCTCTCGGAGAACTTCAGTACGAGACCTTCTCAGCCGCTGGTGCTGAATTGCATTTCCAAGGACGCAATGTCCACCCTGGTACTGCCAAAGGGCAGATGGTCAATGCCCTTCAGCTAGCAATTGATTTTCATAATCAACTTCCAGAGAATGACCGACCCGAGTTAACAGAAGGTTACCAAGGCTTCTACCACCTAATGGATGTGATAGGTAGTGTCGAAGAGGCGCGTGCAAGCTACATCATTCGTGATTTTGAAAAAGATGCCTTTGAAGCTCGTAAAGCAGCAATGCAGTCTATCGCTGATAAGATGAATCAAGAACTTGGTAGCGACCGTGTCACCCTAAACTTGACAGACCAGTACTACAATATGAAAGAAGTCATTGAGAAAGATATGACTCCAATTACCATTGCCAAAGCCGTTATGGAAGATTTGGGTATTACTCCTATTATCGAACCAATTCGTGGAGGGACAGACGGCTCTAAGATTTCCTTTATGGGAATCCCAACTCCTAATATCTTTGCGGGAGGAGAAAATATGCATGGACGTTTTGAATACGTCAGCCTTCAGACTATGGAACGTGCAGTTGATACCATCATTGGTATCGTAGCTTATGAAGACTAAAAAGACGAGGTAGCTTAGCTACTTCGCCTTTCTTTTTATTCTGCTGGTTTTTCTTGATTTCCAGTACTTGTTGTAGATTCTGTTGTTTCCTTTTCTGAAGCTGGTTCAGCAGGTTTAGAATCTGTTGTATTGCTTGGTTTGTTTTCGTCCCTTGCAGTTTCACTGTTAGATTCTGCAGCCACTGATGTTTCAGTTTCGGAACTTGTGTTCTCACCATTTGACTCGGCATTTGTCGCTGGAGTTGCTTCTTCACTTGAGCTTGATTTTGACTTGATTTCTTGATTCAAGACTAGAATAGCTTTT
The Streptococcus toyakuensis genome window above contains:
- the mscL gene encoding large conductance mechanosensitive channel protein MscL, with translation MLKDLKAFLLRGNVVDLAVGVIIASAFGAIVTSLVNDIITPLILNPALEAAKVQNIADLAWNGVTYGKFLSAVINFLVIGTVLFFVIKGIEKAQSLTKKEEAAEEAPAGPTELEVLQEIKALLEKK
- the hemH gene encoding ferrochelatase; translation: MKKAILMMTFGSPEEITFEGVADFFTNIRRGVRPQDHEIQTLYDNYVRIGGTPLQKITREEVALVEARLGNEYSVYFANKFSSPFIPDVIGQMEADGIEQCICLILEPHYSFYSVMGYEKFLESKQIQFLVIKDWYQEEALLNYWADEIAKILKYEVKQDSFKIIFSAHSVPIFALDFGDPYIDQIFENSKLVAEKLGLSSEQYTNTWQSESDIGIPWIKPDVLEYLREQTEHPDHYIFVPISFISEHIEVLFDNDVECYDLCQEFGVNYHRPPMPNTDSRLIDALVNTVRANEDQEFKELLPEEETFDELVPSDETKNILAESEDLQMPEFVKKLIEKKGRENVKMPYLIKKMLEKAGKLPKE
- the pepT gene encoding peptidase T; protein product: MTYPNLLDRFLTYVKVNTRSDEHSTTTPSTQSQVDFATNVLIPEMKRVGLQNVYYLPNGFAIGTLPANDPSLTRKIGFISHMDTADFNAEGVKPQVIENYDGGVIELGNSGFKLDPADFKSLEKYPGQTLITTDGTTLLGADDKSGIAEIMTAIEYLTAHPEIKHCEIRVGFGPDEEIGVGANKFDAEDFDVDFAYTVDGGPLGELQYETFSAAGAELHFQGRNVHPGTAKGQMVNALQLAIDFHNQLPENDRPELTEGYQGFYHLMDVIGSVEEARASYIIRDFEKDAFEARKAAMQSIADKMNQELGSDRVTLNLTDQYYNMKEVIEKDMTPITIAKAVMEDLGITPIIEPIRGGTDGSKISFMGIPTPNIFAGGENMHGRFEYVSLQTMERAVDTIIGIVAYED